The following proteins come from a genomic window of Aspergillus luchuensis IFO 4308 DNA, chromosome 3, nearly complete sequence:
- the SYF2 gene encoding pre-mRNA-splicing factor SYF2 (COG:A;~EggNog:ENOG410PM31;~InterPro:IPR013260;~PFAM:PF08231), whose amino-acid sequence MPAEQSAASPSGAKEMPKQSAENDQAGDDRKEPTSPSKEKTQGESGGEASVNDASTDKKDDDAASRARQRQERFKALQARAKTATERNLKETAAETQRLATDPSLLSSLSRKHAFASHNLLKADTEAAGEDFERKRAWDWTVDESEKWDKRMEKKQRHRDNVAFQDYTQDAKKVYKRQLREVQPDLETYEREKMAAIEKAAANGDLEIVETNDGEMIAVDKNGSFYSTADSVGFTENKPDRAAVDKLVDNLRKAEEVRLKKRRDRRGDDDGDVTYINEKNKQFNQKLSRFYNKYTTEIRDSFERGTMI is encoded by the exons ATGCCTGCCGAGCAGTCTGCGGCCAGCCCTTCTGGCGCCAAGGAAATGCCCAAGCAATCCGCAGAGAATGACCAAGCCGGCGATGATCGCAAGGAACCTACATCGCCCTCAAAAGAGAAGACACAGGGAGAATCAGGAGGAGAGGCTAGCGTAAATGACGCCAGTACGGACAAAAAAGACGATGATGCTGCCTCAAGAGCCCGtcaaagacaagaaagatTCAAGGCTCTCCAAGCTCGCGCA AAAACCGCTACTGAGCGGAATCTGAAAGAAACGGCTGCCGAAACACAGCGTCTCGCAACCGATCCGTCGCTGCTTTCTTCGCTCTCTCGCAAACATGCTTTCGCATCGCATAACCTTCTCAAGGCTGACACAGAAGCCGCTGGCGAGGATTTTGAGCGTAAGCGTGCGTGGGATTGGACTGTCGACGAGTCCGAAAAATGGGACAAGCGCATGGAAAAGAAGCAGCGTCATCGGGACAATGTCGCATTCCAGGACTACACCCAAGACGCGAAAAAGGTGTACAAGAGACAGCTGCGGGAAGTACAGCCTGACCTCGAAACCTacgagagggagaagatggcagcGATCGAAAAGGCTGCTGCCAATGGCGATCTCGAGATCGTTGAGACCAATGACGGTGAAATGATCGCCGTCGATAAGAATGGCTCTTTCTACTCTACTGCTGACAGTGTTGGCTTCACGGAGAACAAGCCCGACAGAGCAGCTGTTGACAAGCTCGTGGATAATCTTCGGAAAGCTGAGGAAGTCCGACTCAAGAAGCGGAGGGACCGCCGCGGAGACGACGACGGCGACGTCACTTACATCAACGAAAAGAACAAGCAGTTCAACCAGAAATTGTCGAGATTCTATAACAAG TACACTACGGAAATTCGCGACAGCTTCGAGCGTGGTACGATGATCTGA
- the yaf9 gene encoding YEATS domain-containing protein YAF9 (BUSCO:EOG09262UTQ;~COG:B;~EggNog:ENOG410PGXN;~InterPro:IPR038704,IPR005033;~PFAM:PF03366;~go_process: GO:0006355 - regulation of transcription, DNA-templated [Evidence IEA]), whose product MPSATGTKRVRGVSVFRPFVFGSEAQPFDPAKKPPHVPADHTHQWRVFVKGVNDEDISYWLKKVQFKLHETYAQNVRTIEQAPFEVTETGWGEFEIQIKLYFVPESTEKPQTLWHSLKLHPYGPDAEAKKERRELVVSQNYEEVVFNEPVEQFYELLTGGAGAAGQPQKGKGGKNTKQSQQQQKGVRTAEIPANSSAENPYSRTTEISEMDRLGEANKTVERMIKEERERLIEREKKLAELRASEGVPATTKKR is encoded by the exons ATGCCATCAGCGACAGGAACCAAGCGCGTCAGA GGCGTCTCTGTCTTCCGGCCATTCG TCTTTGGCAGTGAAGCCCAACCCTTCGACCCAGCCAAGAAACCCCCCCACGTCCCAGCAGACCACACGCACCAGTGGCGCGTATTCGTGAAAGGCGTCAACGACGAAGACATCTCCTACTGGCTCAAGAAAGTACAATTCAAGCTCCACGAGACTTACGCCCAGAACGTGCGAACGATCGAACAGGCCCCCTTCGAAGTGACCGAAACCGGATGGGGTGAATTCGAGATCCAGATCAAACTATACTTTGTTCCGGAGTCGACCGAGAAGCCACAGACCCTATGGCATAGCTTGAAGTTGCATCCGTACGGGCCAGACGCGGAAGCGAAGAAAGAGCGCCGCGAGCTGGTGGTCAGCCAGAACTATGAGGAGGTGGTATTCAATGAACCCGTGGAGCAGTTTTATGAGCTCTTGACGGGTGGCGCTGGGGCAGCAGGGCAGCCGcagaagggaaagggtggCAAGAATACCAAGCAgtcacagcagcagcagaaggggGTAAGGACGGCTGAGATTCCGGCGAACTCGTCCGCGGAGAATCCGTATAGTCGGACGACGGAGATTAGTGAGATGGATCGGTTGGGGGAGGCGAATAAGACGGTTGAACGGATGAtcaaagaggaaagggaacgGTTGATTGAgcgggagaagaagttggcgGAGCTGCGTGCGAGTGAGGGCGTCCCGGCTACTACAAAGAAGCGTTAA
- the horA gene encoding ubiquinone biosynthesis protein COQ11 (BUSCO:EOG09262ZZ8;~COG:I;~EggNog:ENOG410PGBG;~InterPro:IPR036291,IPR001509;~go_function: GO:0003824 - catalytic activity [Evidence IEA]) → MAAKRVVVAGGNGFLGSRICKSAVARGWEVTSLSRSGEPRWDTVTGSLSRPSWASSVEWAKADMLKPETYKPFLNGANAVVHSMGILLEADYKGVVQGREPILNGLQKAFAASKPGSQDPLQRREGEPLQVKERNGQFTYELMNRDSAVALAQETLNEHVPTFLYISAASGAPVLPSRYITTKREAESIIAAKLPELRSVFVRAPFMYDESRKFTLPIALGGFVGSQVNALLGNRLDFLGSMVTKPFQVDTVGEAVMEALDDESVRGALGVEKIEALATKAWRKSML, encoded by the exons ATGGCAGCAAAAAGGGTGGTTGTCGCCGGCGGAAACGGCTTCTTGG GTTCGAGGATTTGCAAATCTGCTGTCGCTAGAGGATGGGAGGTTACGTCGCTCAG TCGCTCCGGAGAACCGCGATGGGATACCGTCACTGGTTCTCTCAGTCGTCCAAGCTGGGCCAGCTCAGTCGAATGGGCTAAGGCCGATATGCTCAAGCCGGAAACATACAAACCCTTTCTGAATGGTGCGAACGCCGTCGTCCATAGTATGGGAATTCTCCTCGAGGCGGACTACAAAGGGGTGGTGCAAGGACGAGAACCGATTCTTAACGGGCTGCAAAAGGCATTTGCAGCGTCAAAACCAGGCAGTCAGGATCCGTTGCAAAGGCGGGAGGGAGAGCCTCTTCAAGTGAAAGAGCGTAATGGGCAGTTTACATATGAGCTTATGAATCGCGATTCTG CGGTCGCATTGGCGCAAGAAACCCTTAACGAACATGTCCCGACTTTCCTCTACATATCTGCTGCTTCAGGCGCGCCGGTTCTCCCAAGTCGATATATCACAACGAAGAGAGAGGCGGAATCTATCATCGCGGCGAAGTTACCGGAACTACGGAGTGTCTTCGTGCGAGCCCCGTTTATGTACGATGAAAGCAGAAAGTTCACACTCCCCATTGCTCTTGGTGGCTTCGTCGGTTCTCAGGTTAATGCGCTTTTGGGCAACAGACTGGACTTCCTGGGCTCCATGGTCACGAAACCCTTCCAGGTGGATACTGTGGGTGAGGCTGTAATGGAAGCCCTGGATGACGAATCTGTCCGAGGTGCCTTGGGAGTAGAGAAGATAGAAGCGCTAGCTACGAAagcgtggaggaagagcatgCTATGA
- a CDS encoding uncharacterized protein (COG:S;~EggNog:ENOG410PY0K;~TransMembrane:2 (i182-199o205-227i)): MSLYSHLCVLSRRRALRSFHISPSLGRHVSIDVNSRASYTEPTPSHLVRFALTGTTKPSHNDVSNPELDKHLSDIFLGDWPLVSLPPPFWSSSGREPQSPDEIASVKALKHDVRNLRHLQVFIERTVNETEGSLLLQTQSCALLAKALNRCQRKNSYGEILTALNAIITRLEKLRLPRTSNLYFLGMYYAALSLSAPALERFLDGYLSVGLWPLDSLASASIVNALLNALHYKRFREVTIDTDAILELIEGGKQRRKKNLHDLLSWGDSAGPAMHRGHYLCLLAKLRSRDLLSEVWRQAMWRLSPSASPEMYQCMYSCIVTLMESGDVLRAMDYLQEVSKHSQDMLPGISEFKDVNMLLDSEVIGPLLPRMAGEKEYLKLLEAQLIQIEHKLGLSWDSEGPYHTNISDPHSIISDIPLFNIDGDSTGYESVARLITEINASGCSRSATDLGKIAELLEEHEGDVIPVSLPSTEGQDLEYAWFPRYSPVQCSGASPSAGKEGTEPWTPSTLGLVRVSCDSSGSPLERSIHVMQLGRLARRTRCPHDQDPSHDNPWEETEHMIAWDRVYGQLIAVYVGPSDRPIEGRMESRAARARSGIEAITTVSLRGDTAPTSQGDLISFIGNASMHYYIEEDPSPDLML; the protein is encoded by the coding sequence ATGTCACTATACTCTCACCTGTGTGTGCTATCACGGCGGCGGGCATTGAGGTCGTTCCATATTTCACCTTCGCTGGGCCGCCATGTCTCCATCGACGTCAATTCGAGAGCTTCATATACCGAGCCCACTCCGTCCCACCTGGTCAGGTTCGCTCTGACAGGTACCACGAAACCTTCTCACAATGATGTCTCCAATCCTGAGCTTGACAAACACCTCTCGGATATATTTCTCGGTGATTGGCCCTTGGTGTCTCTACCACCACCTTTTTGGAGCTCTTCTGGTCGAGAACCACAAAGCCCCGATGAAATCGCATCGGTCAAAGCCCTGAAACATGACGTACGAAACCTGCGTCACTTACAGGTGTTCATTGAAAGAACTGTAAATGAAACAGAAGGCAGTCTACTTTTACAGACACAATCCTGCGCCCTTTTAGCGAAAGCGCTGAATCGTTGCCAGCGAAAGAATTCCTACGGCGAGATTCTCACGGCGCTCAATGCTATCATCACAAGACTGGAGAAATTGAGACTACCGCGTACGAGTAATCTCTACTTTTTGGGGATGTACTATGCTGCACTCTCATTGTCTGCGCCGGCTCTTGAAAGGTTTCTGGATGGGTACCTTTCCGTTGGCCTGTGGCCCCTGGACAGCCTCGCAAGTGCGTCTATAGTGAATGCGCTCCTCAATGCCCTTCACTATAAGAGATTCCGTGAGGTTACTATCGATACGGACGCGATACTGGAATTGATTGAGGGAGGCAAGCaacgaaggaagaaaaaccTTCACGATCTGTTGTCCTGGGGCGATTCTGCCGGCCCAGCAATGCATCGTGGGCATTACCTTTGTTTACTCGCGAAATTGCGGAGCAGAGACCTTCTATCTGAAGTCTGGAGGCAAGCAATGTGGAGACTTTCGCCAAGCGCTTCCCCTGAAATGTACCAATGTATGTACTCTTGTATAGTGACTCTGATGGAAAGTGGTGATGTTCTCCGAGCTATGGATTACTTGCAAGAAGTGTCGAAGCATTCCCAGGATATGCTTCCTGGTATCTCCGAGTTCAAAGACGTCAACATGCTACTTGACTCAGAAGTTATTGGTCCTCTGTTACCTCGGATGGCAGGTGAGAAAGAGTACTTGAAGCTTCTTGAGGCCCAATTAATACAGATCGAGCACAAGCTGGGTCTCAGTTGGGATTCTGAAGGCCCCTATCACACGAATATAAGTGATCCGCACTCgataatatctgatatacCTCTCTTCAATATCGATGGTGACAGCACAGGCTATGAGAGCGTTGCACGCTTGATCACCGAAATCAACGCCTCCGGATGCTCCAGGTCAGCGACAGATCTCGGCAAGATTGCAGAACTGCTTGAAGAACACGAGGGAGACGTTATCCCTGTATCTTTGCCATCAACTGAAGGTCAGGATTTGGAGTATGCCTGGTTTCCCCGATATTCTCCAGTTCAGTGTTCGGGGGCCTCTCCATCTGCTGGGAAAGAGGGTACTGAGCCATGGACACCTTCAACGTTAGGCTTAGTCCGTGTCAGCTGCGATAGCAGTGGATCCCCTCTCGAGCGCTCCATTCATGTGATGCAGCTTGGTCGTTTGGCAAGGAGAACCAGATGTCCACATGATCAGGATCCAAGCCATGATAATCCTTGGGAAGAGACCGAGCATATGATTGCGTGGGATCGTGTCTATGGCCAGCTCATCGCTGTATACGTTGGACCAAGCGACAGGCCTATCGAGGGTCGCATGGAGTCACGAGCTGCACGAGCGCGATCTGGTATTGAGGCAATCACCACCGTCTCTCTTCGTGGTGATACGGCGCCAACTTCTCAGGGTGATCTGATATCTTTTATTGGTAATGCGTCTATGCATTATTACATCGAGGAAGATCCAAGCCCGGACCTGATGCTATAA